The Sebastes umbrosus isolate fSebUmb1 chromosome 23, fSebUmb1.pri, whole genome shotgun sequence genome contains a region encoding:
- the tmem110l gene encoding transmembrane protein 110, like, protein MDMYGYSGVFLVKRFLDSDGVVEVSNMSDINKASPQGCDNGALTDRFGVLIQGLLAVVAFSTLMLKRFREPVGIRRPWRIWFFDTSKQAIGALFIHFANVFLSTLTEQDPCSLYLMNFLLDATLGMLLIWLAVKLVSRLVEYKQWTLLMFGEYGDPPQAAAWLGQCGIYLLIMVLEKGVISLVLLVPGWSKLQEVLLSYIANPQVELVLVMLIVPFIVNSIMFWVVDSLMMRKYKTMKSLDDSCDSSVKKADSLPWANSEESRVLLMVDTDTDEASEGEEDPSDAGPVPHVLYSGGPLRPSWVVV, encoded by the exons ATGGACATGTACGGATACAGCGGGGTCTTCTTGGTGAAGAGATTCCTGGACAGTGATGGTGTTGTTGAAGTCAGTAACATGTCTGATATCAACAAGGCGAGTCCTCAAGGCTGTGATAACGGAGCTCTGACGGACCGGTTCGGCGTCCTGATCCAGGGACTGCTGGCTGTCGTTGCCTTCAGCACACTAATGT tgAAGAGGTTCCGGGAGCCTGTAGGGATCAGACGACCGTGGAGGATCTG gttTTTCGACACATCCAAGCAGGCCATCGGTGCTCTTTTCATCCACTTTGCCAACGTCTTCCTGTCCACGCTCACCGAACAGGACCCGTGCTCCCT GTATCTGATGAACTTCCTGCTGGATGCCACGTTGGGGATGCTGCTCATCTGGCTGGCTGTGAAGTTGGTGTCCAGACTAGTTGAGTACAAGCAGTGGACGCTGCTCATGTTTGGAGAATATG GTGACCCTCCCCAGGCAGCAGCGTGGCTCGGTCAGTGTGGCATCTACCTGCTCATCATGGTGCTGGAGAAAGGTGTGATCAGCCTTGTGCTGCTCGTCCCCGGATGGTCCAAA TTGCAGGAGGTGCTGCTGAGCTACATTGCGAACCCTCAAGTGGAGCTGGTGCTGGTCATGCTCATCGTGCCCTTCATAGTGAAC TCCATCATGTTCTGGGTGGTCGACAGCCTGATGATGAGGAAGTACAAGACGATGAAGAGCCTGGACGACTCCTGCGACAGCTCGGTGAAGAAGGCCGACTCGCTGCCCTGGGCGAACAGCGAGGAGTCACGG GTGCTACTGATGGTTGATACAGACACCGACGAGGCTTCGGAGGGGGAGGAAGACCCAAGCGATGCTGGACCGGTCCCTCATGTGCTGTACTCTGGAGGACCGCTGAGACCCAGCTGGGTGGTGGTGTAA